In Neofelis nebulosa isolate mNeoNeb1 chromosome 10, mNeoNeb1.pri, whole genome shotgun sequence, one DNA window encodes the following:
- the BLID gene encoding LOW QUALITY PROTEIN: BH3-like motif-containing cell death inducer (The sequence of the model RefSeq protein was modified relative to this genomic sequence to represent the inferred CDS: inserted 1 base in 1 codon; deleted 2 bases in 2 codons) translates to MEQRSESQALKRSQEGPFYSILETESXLCTAWLEQASGHYSIYPEAEGTLLPVTRTQLPVSTKSLIVLPKETVFPLTRYNLGSSATRGGVLETVLQRPSYLTRMQIALLHNSPC, encoded by the exons GAAGCCAGGAGGGACCTTTCTATTCGATCTTGGAAACTGAGA GACTTTGTACTGCCTGGTTAGAACAAGCTTCTGGCCATTATTCCATTTATCCAGAGGCAGAGGGGACCCTCTTGCCTGTCACTAGAACACAGTTGCCAGTTTCAACAAAGAGCCTA ATTGTATTGCCTAAGGAAACAGTGTTTCCTCTTACAAGGTACAATCTTGGCTCCTCTGCCACGAGG GGGGGTGTTCTTGAAACTGTGCTCCAGAGACCTTCCTATTTAACCAGGATGCAAATTGCATTGCTACATAATTCCCCCTGCTGA